Proteins from a single region of Caloramator sp. E03:
- a CDS encoding IS30 family transposase, translated as MVHKNNYNTPIRSFKHLKSYERGEIFALLKEGKSIRYIAKKLGRSPSTISREIKRGTVSQLKSDLSYYSSYFPETGQAVYKNHRSNCGAKIKLAKVETFIKFAEEKIRKNNWSVDTVVGYCKTDPSWKDEFIVSTKTLYNYIDRGFLSIRNIDLPLKTHLKPKKKRIRENKRLLGKSIDLRPEQINSRQEFGHWEIDTVIGKKSGDKALLTLTERKSRYEIIMLLDNKDAKSVDDSIKRLMEVYKDNFKKIFKSITADNGVEFSNLQFILKKYDVEVYYTHPFSSFERGTNERHNGLIRRFIPKGKSIKDISIDTIKRIQNWMNTLPRKLLNYKTPEKFFYEELLKIA; from the coding sequence ATGGTTCATAAAAATAATTATAACACACCTATACGTTCTTTTAAACATCTGAAATCTTATGAACGTGGAGAAATTTTTGCCTTGCTTAAAGAAGGTAAAAGTATTCGTTATATTGCTAAAAAATTAGGACGAAGTCCAAGTACTATAAGCCGTGAAATTAAACGTGGTACTGTATCACAATTAAAAAGTGATTTATCTTATTATTCAAGTTATTTCCCTGAAACTGGGCAAGCTGTCTATAAAAATCACCGCTCAAATTGCGGAGCAAAAATTAAATTGGCTAAAGTAGAAACCTTTATAAAATTTGCAGAAGAAAAAATCCGTAAAAATAATTGGTCTGTTGATACTGTCGTTGGTTATTGCAAAACTGATCCTTCTTGGAAAGATGAGTTCATTGTTTCAACTAAGACCTTATATAACTATATTGATAGAGGATTTTTATCTATACGTAATATAGATTTACCTTTAAAAACACATTTAAAACCTAAAAAGAAAAGAATTAGGGAGAACAAACGCCTTTTAGGTAAAAGTATTGATTTAAGGCCTGAACAAATTAATTCTCGTCAAGAATTTGGACATTGGGAAATAGATACTGTTATAGGTAAAAAATCAGGCGATAAAGCTCTTTTAACTTTAACAGAACGTAAATCCCGTTATGAAATAATAATGCTTTTAGATAATAAAGATGCTAAGTCTGTTGATGATTCTATAAAGAGACTTATGGAAGTATATAAGGATAATTTTAAAAAGATTTTCAAGAGTATTACGGCAGATAATGGAGTTGAATTTAGTAATTTACAATTCATTCTTAAAAAATATGATGTTGAGGTATATTATACCCATCCCTTTTCTTCTTTTGAAAGAGGAACTAACGAACGACATAATGGTCTTATACGTCGTTTTATCCCTAAGGGAAAGAGTATAAAGGATATATCTATTGATACCATTAAAAGAATTCAAAATTGGATGAATACACTCCCACGAAAATTACTAAATTACAAAACTCCTGAAAAATTTTTTTACGAGGAATTATTAAAAATAGCCTAA
- a CDS encoding sigma-54-dependent Fis family transcriptional regulator — protein sequence MKKNDKIHEEIIKKSHERSNKYGIEVSRIYPKKILSKQEIPIVLKRNKELIRIASPFMKILYDFLEGSGFFIVLTDREGCILSTIGDRDILQAAKELNMVVGAYMNENSIGTNAMGTAINEDMPIQISAKEHFITAYHRWTCSAAPIHNVKGDIIGTLNLTGNSNLVHPHTLGLVVAAVRSIENQIKSEEASNKLLETYQYLNAIIESVDIGILSVDGKGIIKNINATACSMFDCTKEYLINQPIQKIFSLWDEVINRVALGKKVVDEEVSFKINGKFQRYIVNIHSIRDEVDTIIGAVISFKNIQNVYNLINKYTGKKARYTFDDIKYKSYSMNKIIEYSKSIADSPSTILITGESGTGKEILAQAIHNFSNRREYGFVAINCGAIPQNLIESELFGYDEGAFTGAKRGGNPGKFELANGGTLFLDEIGEMPLDMQVKFLRVLQEGCITRIGGNKYIDVDVRIIAATNRNLLQEVQCGRFREDLYYRISVIPIVLPPLRERREDIPLLIEHFLEIKSQKLKKPIPKINRAIYEKMLSYDWWGNIRELENFIESAVNFDGNTEFLMNKFKDIEEKGKNNEIKSCDIMDELICPLDELEKRAIISCLKKYNNVTKCAKVLNISRNTLYLKLKKYNIEI from the coding sequence ATGAAAAAAAATGATAAGATCCATGAAGAAATAATAAAAAAGTCCCATGAACGTTCAAATAAATATGGTATTGAAGTTAGCAGAATATATCCTAAAAAGATTCTAAGTAAACAGGAGATACCAATTGTATTAAAAAGGAATAAAGAGCTTATTAGAATAGCATCTCCATTTATGAAGATACTTTATGATTTTCTGGAGGGTTCAGGTTTTTTTATAGTTTTAACTGATAGGGAAGGATGTATATTAAGTACCATAGGAGATCGGGATATATTGCAGGCAGCGAAAGAATTGAATATGGTTGTAGGAGCATATATGAATGAAAATAGTATTGGTACAAATGCTATGGGTACAGCTATAAATGAAGATATGCCAATACAAATATCTGCAAAGGAACATTTTATAACAGCATATCATAGATGGACATGTTCTGCAGCACCTATTCATAATGTAAAAGGAGACATTATTGGTACATTAAATCTTACTGGTAACAGTAATCTTGTACATCCCCATACATTAGGATTAGTTGTTGCTGCTGTACGGTCTATAGAAAATCAGATAAAAAGTGAAGAAGCGAGCAATAAACTATTGGAAACATATCAGTATTTAAATGCAATTATTGAGTCTGTAGACATAGGAATTTTATCCGTCGATGGAAAAGGGATAATTAAGAATATAAATGCAACTGCATGTAGTATGTTTGATTGCACTAAAGAGTATTTGATAAATCAACCTATTCAAAAAATATTTTCATTGTGGGATGAAGTTATAAATCGAGTTGCTCTTGGCAAAAAGGTAGTTGATGAAGAAGTAAGCTTTAAAATAAATGGTAAATTTCAGAGGTACATTGTAAATATTCATTCAATAAGAGATGAAGTAGATACTATTATTGGTGCAGTTATAAGCTTTAAAAATATCCAAAATGTATATAACCTTATAAATAAATACACTGGCAAGAAGGCAAGATATACTTTTGACGATATCAAATATAAAAGCTATAGCATGAATAAAATAATTGAATACTCAAAGAGCATTGCTGATAGTCCTTCAACAATTTTAATAACTGGTGAAAGTGGAACAGGTAAAGAAATATTGGCCCAGGCAATTCACAATTTTAGTAACAGGAGAGAATATGGATTTGTTGCTATAAACTGTGGAGCGATACCACAAAATCTAATAGAAAGTGAACTATTTGGATATGATGAAGGTGCTTTTACCGGAGCAAAGAGAGGTGGTAATCCTGGTAAATTTGAGCTTGCAAATGGTGGTACCTTGTTTCTTGATGAGATAGGAGAAATGCCTCTTGATATGCAGGTAAAGTTTTTGAGAGTTCTCCAAGAGGGCTGTATTACAAGGATTGGAGGTAATAAATATATTGATGTTGATGTAAGGATAATTGCAGCTACAAATAGAAATTTACTTCAGGAAGTTCAATGCGGAAGATTTAGAGAGGATTTGTATTATAGAATATCAGTAATACCAATAGTACTTCCACCTTTGCGAGAAAGAAGGGAAGATATACCTCTTTTAATTGAACATTTCCTTGAAATTAAGTCACAAAAACTAAAAAAGCCTATTCCGAAAATTAATCGCGCTATCTATGAAAAAATGCTTTCTTATGATTGGTGGGGAAACATTAGGGAGCTTGAAAATTTTATTGAAAGTGCAGTTAATTTTGATGGTAATACTGAGTTTTTAATGAACAAATTTAAAGATATAGAAGAAAAAGGTAAAAACAATGAAATTAAAAGTTGTGATATTATGGATGAGCTAATATGTCCTCTTGATGAGCTTGAAAAAAGAGCGATCATAAGTTGTTTAAAGAAATATAATAATGTTACTAAATGTGCAAAGGTTTTAAATATTAGTAGAAATACTCTGTATCTTAAATTAAAAAAATATAATATAGAAATATAG
- the tilS gene encoding tRNA lysidine(34) synthetase TilS, giving the protein MREKVISTIEKYGMISKGDRIIIGLSGGPDSTALIHVLNSLKELYDIKLYSAHINHMIRGEEAKRDEEYARILSQSLSVPFYLKRFDVLNYAKDMKMSLEEAGRFIRYSFFNEIAQRVGANKIALAHNMNDQAETVIMRFLRGSGISGLGGIKPVRDGKYIRPLIECNRDEIEEYCKTNNLNPVIDSTNKKNIYVRNRIRLEVIPYLKNHFNSNIIENLYRMAEIIRDEDDFIQKEVLKHIEEIKLRDGFNIKKFNELHTALKRRIIRSILQQVKGNLNGIEGKHIEECIEIIKNDDTGKSISLPDNIECLLEYDIFKIRKRNEIKSYEYELKIPGKIILYEEGLEISTNVIERENEIYKDTMFIKYFDYDKIKSGLKVRTRKDGDFMYPKGMNGRKKIKDIFIDKKIPRDMRNRFPLIALGNEILWIPKIRDTRNYKIDKNTLRILEIKIIRSDFNE; this is encoded by the coding sequence ATGAGAGAAAAAGTAATAAGTACAATAGAAAAATATGGAATGATATCAAAGGGAGACAGAATAATTATAGGGCTTTCAGGAGGACCGGATTCTACTGCTCTTATACATGTTTTAAATAGTTTAAAAGAATTATATGATATAAAGTTGTATTCGGCACATATAAATCACATGATAAGAGGTGAAGAGGCTAAAAGAGATGAGGAATACGCAAGGATTTTATCACAATCTCTATCGGTACCTTTTTATTTAAAACGTTTTGATGTATTGAATTATGCTAAAGATATGAAAATGTCATTGGAGGAAGCAGGAAGATTCATAAGATACAGCTTTTTTAATGAGATAGCCCAAAGAGTAGGTGCTAATAAAATTGCTCTTGCTCATAATATGAATGATCAAGCAGAAACTGTAATAATGAGGTTCTTAAGAGGTTCTGGTATAAGTGGATTAGGGGGAATAAAGCCTGTAAGGGATGGAAAATATATAAGACCTCTTATTGAATGCAATCGTGATGAGATAGAGGAATATTGTAAAACTAATAATTTAAATCCTGTGATTGATAGTACAAACAAAAAAAATATATACGTTAGAAATAGAATAAGACTTGAGGTTATTCCTTATCTGAAAAACCACTTTAATTCAAATATAATTGAGAACTTATATAGAATGGCTGAAATTATAAGGGATGAGGATGATTTCATACAAAAAGAAGTTTTGAAGCATATTGAAGAAATAAAGTTAAGAGATGGTTTTAATATTAAAAAGTTTAATGAGCTACATACGGCACTAAAAAGAAGAATAATAAGAAGCATTTTACAACAGGTTAAGGGAAACCTCAATGGAATAGAAGGTAAGCATATAGAAGAGTGCATTGAAATAATAAAAAATGATGATACCGGCAAGAGTATATCACTTCCTGATAATATTGAGTGCCTTTTAGAGTATGATATATTTAAAATAAGAAAAAGAAATGAGATAAAATCTTATGAATACGAGCTTAAAATTCCAGGTAAAATTATATTATATGAAGAAGGATTAGAGATATCTACAAATGTTATCGAAAGAGAGAATGAAATTTATAAAGATACTATGTTCATAAAATATTTTGACTATGATAAAATAAAAAGTGGGTTAAAGGTAAGGACACGAAAAGATGGAGATTTTATGTATCCTAAAGGTATGAATGGTAGAAAAAAGATAAAGGACATATTTATAGATAAAAAGATTCCAAGGGATATGAGAAATAGATTTCCCCTAATAGCCTTAGGAAATGAGATACTATGGATACCTAAAATAAGGGATACGCGGAATTATAAAATAGATAAGAACACATTGCGTATTCTTGAAATAAAGATTATAAGGAGTGATTTTAATGAATAA
- a CDS encoding iron-containing alcohol dehydrogenase gives MARFTLPRDIYFGKNSLEELKNLKGKKAVIVVGGGSMKRFGFLDKIEKYLHEAGLETRLIEGVEPDPSVETVMRGAEIMREFEPDWIVAVGGGSPIDAAKAMWIFYEYPDFTFEQAVVPFGLPELRKKAKFVAIPSTSGTATEVTAFSVITDYKAKIKYPLADFNITPDIAIVDPELAQTMPKTLTAHTGMDALTHAVEAYVASLRSQFSDPLAMQAIVMIKEYLVKSFNGDTKAREEMHYAQCLAGMAFSNALLGITHSIAHKTGAVFHIPHGCANAIYLPYVIQYNAKECKERYAAIAKNLGLEGKNDDELVVSLVEMIRELNRSMEIPLTLKDYGVSEEEFKANVKTIAHNAVLDACTGSNPRSIDDATMERLLEYIYYGKDIDF, from the coding sequence ATGGCAAGATTTACACTACCAAGAGATATTTATTTTGGAAAAAATTCATTAGAGGAATTAAAAAATTTAAAGGGTAAAAAGGCTGTAATAGTAGTTGGCGGTGGCTCAATGAAAAGGTTTGGATTCCTTGACAAAATAGAAAAGTACCTTCATGAAGCAGGATTAGAAACAAGGCTTATTGAAGGGGTGGAACCTGATCCATCTGTTGAAACAGTAATGAGAGGCGCTGAAATTATGAGGGAGTTTGAGCCTGATTGGATAGTTGCAGTAGGTGGTGGTTCTCCAATAGATGCAGCAAAGGCCATGTGGATTTTCTATGAATATCCAGATTTTACTTTTGAACAGGCAGTAGTTCCTTTTGGCCTACCAGAACTTAGGAAGAAGGCTAAGTTTGTTGCTATACCATCTACAAGTGGTACTGCAACTGAAGTTACAGCATTTTCAGTTATAACTGATTACAAAGCAAAAATAAAGTACCCATTAGCTGATTTTAATATTACTCCTGATATAGCAATAGTGGACCCAGAGCTTGCACAGACAATGCCAAAAACATTAACTGCACATACAGGTATGGATGCTTTAACTCATGCTGTTGAAGCTTATGTTGCTTCTTTAAGGTCGCAATTTTCAGATCCACTTGCAATGCAGGCAATAGTTATGATAAAAGAGTATCTTGTTAAATCCTTTAATGGGGATACAAAGGCAAGAGAAGAAATGCATTATGCCCAATGCCTTGCAGGTATGGCATTTTCTAATGCATTATTAGGTATAACACATTCAATTGCTCATAAGACTGGAGCTGTATTCCATATACCACATGGATGTGCTAATGCAATATACCTTCCTTATGTTATACAATATAATGCAAAGGAATGTAAAGAAAGATATGCAGCTATAGCTAAGAACCTTGGACTTGAAGGTAAAAATGATGATGAACTTGTAGTTTCTCTTGTTGAAATGATAAGAGAACTTAACAGAAGTATGGAAATACCACTTACATTAAAGGATTATGGAGTAAGTGAAGAAGAATTTAAGGCAAATGTTAAAACAATAGCACATAATGCTGTACTTGATGCATGTACAGGGTCTAATCCAAGATCAATTGATGATGCTACTATGGAAAGACTGCTTGAATATATTTACTATGGTAAGGATATAGATTTTTAA
- the hpt gene encoding hypoxanthine phosphoribosyltransferase, which produces MILMNNAIKEIILTEEKIKKRVKELADDIIKDFPDGDLILIGVLKGSVIFISDLMRSMNVNVTMDFMAVSSYGMSSKTSGIVRILKDLDFDIENKDVIIVEDIIDTGTTLKYLYEYLKSRNPRALKICCLLDKPEKRNVDIKADYIGFEIPDAFVVGYGLDYAEMFRNLPYIGILKEEVYKKY; this is translated from the coding sequence GTGATTTTAATGAATAATGCAATAAAAGAAATAATATTAACAGAAGAAAAAATTAAAAAAAGGGTAAAGGAATTAGCTGATGATATTATTAAGGACTTTCCTGATGGGGATTTAATATTAATTGGAGTTTTAAAGGGATCCGTAATATTTATATCCGATTTAATGAGGAGCATGAATGTAAATGTAACTATGGATTTTATGGCTGTATCAAGTTATGGTATGTCCTCTAAAACATCTGGTATTGTTAGAATACTTAAAGATCTCGATTTTGATATTGAAAATAAAGATGTTATAATTGTTGAGGATATAATAGATACTGGTACGACATTAAAATATCTTTATGAATATTTAAAATCAAGAAATCCAAGGGCTCTTAAGATATGTTGTTTACTTGATAAGCCAGAAAAAAGGAATGTCGATATTAAGGCTGATTATATAGGATTTGAAATACCTGATGCTTTTGTTGTTGGATATGGACTTGATTATGCAGAAATGTTTAGAAATCTCCCGTATATAGGGATACTTAAAGAGGAAGTTTACAAAAAGTATTAA
- the ftsH gene encoding ATP-dependent zinc metalloprotease FtsH, with amino-acid sequence MKKSFFKSASAWILIIFAFFVALALYGNGPTKKAKINYTKLITEIENNNIKNIVVDSESSDASGEFKDGTSFTANLGSIDAFQSYINDFNRTHSEKVQVEFIPPTRFPVWVSAIPNILMLIMLGVIWFIFLQQSQGAGGGKGVMNFGKSRARLVTNDKKRVTFNDVAGADEEKAELQEVVDFLKQPRKYIELGARIPKGILLVGPPGTGKTLLAKAVAGEAGVPFFSISGSDFVEMFVGVGASRVRDLFDNAKKNSPCIVFIDEIDAVGRHRGAGLGGGHDEREQTLNQLLVEMDGFGTNEGIIVIAATNRPDILDPALLRPGRFDRQIVVNTPDVKGREEILKVHSKNKPLDENVKLDVLAKRTPGFTGADLENLMNEAALLTVRRGKKLIGMDELEEAITRVIAGTEKRSRVMSEREKRLTAYHEAGHAVVMKLLPNADPVHQISIIPRGRAGGYTLSLPQEDKYYASRTELEEQIVGLLGGRVAEKLVLNDISTGAKNDIERATTIARKMVTEYGMSETLGPIEFGTGHDEVFLGRDFSKTRNYSEEIAALIDKEIKRIIENAYNRAENLLKGNINRLHKVAEALLEKEKLEAEEFEAIFNQA; translated from the coding sequence ATGAAAAAATCATTTTTTAAAAGTGCCAGTGCATGGATATTGATTATATTTGCCTTTTTTGTAGCCCTAGCGTTATATGGGAATGGTCCAACAAAAAAGGCTAAAATAAATTATACAAAACTAATAACAGAAATTGAAAACAACAACATAAAAAATATAGTTGTAGATTCTGAGAGCAGTGATGCAAGTGGCGAATTTAAAGATGGTACGTCATTTACTGCTAATTTAGGTTCTATTGATGCTTTTCAAAGTTATATAAATGACTTTAATAGAACTCATTCAGAAAAAGTTCAAGTGGAATTCATACCTCCAACGAGATTTCCAGTGTGGGTATCTGCAATACCAAATATTTTAATGCTAATAATGCTTGGAGTTATTTGGTTTATATTCCTCCAGCAATCTCAAGGAGCTGGTGGAGGTAAAGGGGTTATGAATTTTGGAAAGAGCCGTGCAAGACTGGTTACTAACGATAAAAAAAGGGTTACATTTAATGATGTAGCTGGTGCTGATGAAGAAAAGGCAGAGCTTCAAGAAGTTGTTGACTTTTTAAAACAACCAAGAAAATATATAGAGCTTGGTGCAAGGATTCCTAAAGGTATACTTCTTGTTGGACCGCCAGGTACAGGAAAAACTCTCCTTGCAAAAGCTGTAGCAGGGGAAGCTGGAGTACCTTTCTTTAGTATAAGTGGTTCAGACTTTGTTGAGATGTTTGTTGGAGTAGGAGCTTCAAGAGTTAGGGATCTTTTCGATAACGCTAAGAAAAATTCACCATGTATAGTATTTATTGATGAAATAGATGCTGTAGGAAGACATAGAGGTGCAGGACTTGGTGGTGGGCATGATGAAAGAGAGCAGACGCTTAATCAGCTCCTTGTTGAAATGGACGGATTTGGTACTAATGAAGGTATTATAGTAATAGCAGCTACAAACAGACCTGATATACTTGATCCTGCTCTTTTAAGACCAGGAAGATTTGATAGGCAAATAGTTGTAAATACTCCGGATGTTAAAGGAAGAGAAGAGATATTAAAAGTCCATTCTAAGAATAAGCCATTAGATGAAAATGTAAAATTAGATGTTCTTGCTAAGAGAACTCCAGGATTTACAGGGGCAGATCTTGAAAACCTTATGAATGAGGCAGCTCTTCTAACAGTAAGAAGAGGTAAGAAATTAATAGGAATGGATGAGCTTGAAGAAGCTATAACAAGAGTTATTGCAGGTACAGAAAAGAGAAGCAGAGTTATGAGTGAAAGAGAAAAAAGGCTTACAGCATATCATGAAGCAGGTCATGCAGTTGTAATGAAGCTTCTTCCAAATGCTGATCCTGTTCATCAAATAAGCATAATACCGAGGGGAAGAGCAGGAGGATATACTCTATCGCTTCCGCAGGAGGATAAGTATTATGCATCAAGAACTGAACTTGAAGAACAAATCGTTGGACTCTTAGGTGGAAGAGTAGCTGAAAAGCTTGTTTTAAACGATATTAGTACTGGTGCTAAGAATGATATAGAAAGAGCTACAACTATAGCAAGAAAGATGGTTACAGAATATGGAATGAGCGAGACATTAGGGCCTATAGAATTTGGAACAGGACATGATGAAGTATTCCTTGGAAGAGATTTTAGTAAGACAAGAAATTATAGTGAAGAAATAGCAGCATTAATAGATAAAGAAATAAAGAGGATAATAGAAAATGCATATAATAGAGCCGAAAATCTATTAAAGGGAAATATTAATAGACTTCACAAAGTTGCAGAAGCTCTTCTTGAAAAGGAAAAGCTTGAAGCAGAGGAATTTGAAGCTATATTTAATCAAGCATAA
- a CDS encoding thioesterase family protein, which yields MEKIKVGLNSSIETDVKSEHSASKYGSGMVDVLATPAMIALMECTAKNAVDLHLPVGYTTVGTKVDVVHIAATPIGMKITVNAKLIEIKGKKLIFRVEAFDEVEKIGEGIHERYVINSDKFMEKVNSKKK from the coding sequence ATGGAAAAAATAAAAGTTGGGCTTAATTCATCTATTGAAACAGATGTAAAAAGCGAACATTCTGCAAGTAAATATGGTAGTGGCATGGTTGATGTTTTAGCTACTCCTGCTATGATTGCCTTAATGGAGTGTACTGCAAAGAATGCAGTTGATTTACATCTTCCAGTTGGCTATACAACTGTTGGTACAAAGGTAGATGTTGTACATATTGCTGCGACTCCAATAGGAATGAAAATAACTGTTAATGCAAAGCTTATTGAAATTAAAGGTAAAAAGCTTATATTTAGGGTTGAAGCCTTTGATGAAGTTGAAAAGATAGGGGAAGGAATTCATGAGAGGTATGTAATTAATAGTGATAAATTCATGGAAAAGGTAAATAGTAAGAAAAAATAA
- the spoIIE gene encoding stage II sporulation protein E — protein MMYKGAALSYKRFDREYNVNQKEKLNLYAYQYLLLYVAMFFISRVFLLKTLMPFGIAFFSAIFTVLDKKSTLLLGIISILGYLSTSQEYLSYSHVITLLCLMVLMFFIKDSKNKILKISILASLFNMISSMFFHIKYITKGFLAYDLFLALLESLMILTSCYIFAYGMPAFLNSKKRKVFSKEELICFALLFSGIVSGIWDIKYFNMSLKNIIGFFLVLFAGYVKGAETGATIGAAIGFMISISDAKMPIFVGIYAICGLISGVFREVGKIVTCIAFVASSILFYLYTINFIDIDIVFLDTLIPCAVFMLIPKRVYDRVSDMFDREKRMIELQKSYIERIKDVTGLKLKDIFNTVSALSKILEENVNNELSKKSEINELVEKLAYKVCTNCVRKNLCWDKELYYTYNSYNELLRYIEKKGTVGPDDLPVELKKKCQKPTELSREANHLLEILRINNRWRNKIINSRKIVAEQTKGVSELVRTMMEEVATSVEFKNDIEEEIAVALDRKGLEFDDVLAIKNSRGKFEVTIYRKPCSGKQLCSKEYGKIISKTLGVNMEKESTNCSINKKGSMCQFRFVEAVNYSVVTAVSKLSKEKISGDSYTFGNIGKGRYMVALSDGMGSGAIASNESKTTITLLEEFIEAGFERNTAIKAINSVLVLRSCDECFATIDMSLIDLYSGIGEFIKIGSAPTFIKSGLNIDIVKSMSIPIGILDDIDIESQIIQLKNGDMIITVSDGVIDSSSKKEKWLMDIIIKCDSGNPKDVADYILHKAKENYGNEIGDDMTVIVTKIWKNI, from the coding sequence ATGATGTACAAAGGAGCTGCTTTATCATATAAAAGATTTGATAGGGAATATAATGTTAATCAGAAGGAGAAACTGAATCTATATGCATATCAATACTTATTACTATATGTAGCTATGTTTTTTATATCAAGGGTTTTTCTGCTTAAGACGTTAATGCCCTTTGGTATAGCTTTTTTTTCAGCTATTTTTACGGTTCTTGATAAAAAAAGTACTCTTCTTTTAGGGATTATATCCATCTTGGGCTATCTTAGCACTTCCCAGGAGTATTTATCTTATAGCCATGTAATAACTCTTTTATGTTTAATGGTTTTAATGTTTTTTATAAAGGATAGCAAAAATAAAATATTAAAAATTTCTATTTTGGCTTCTTTGTTTAATATGATAAGCAGCATGTTCTTTCATATAAAGTATATAACAAAAGGATTTTTGGCTTATGATCTTTTTTTAGCATTACTTGAATCATTAATGATTTTGACATCATGCTATATATTTGCTTATGGTATGCCTGCATTCTTAAACAGTAAAAAAAGGAAGGTATTTTCAAAAGAAGAATTGATATGCTTTGCACTTTTATTTTCTGGTATAGTTTCAGGTATATGGGATATTAAATATTTTAATATGTCTTTAAAAAATATTATAGGATTTTTTCTAGTACTTTTTGCGGGTTATGTTAAAGGGGCAGAAACAGGTGCTACTATTGGTGCTGCCATTGGATTTATGATAAGTATATCTGACGCAAAAATGCCTATATTTGTTGGCATATATGCTATTTGTGGTTTGATTTCTGGAGTATTTAGGGAAGTTGGAAAAATAGTTACATGTATAGCTTTTGTTGCTTCTTCCATACTTTTTTATTTATATACAATAAACTTTATAGATATAGATATTGTATTCCTTGATACATTAATACCTTGTGCAGTTTTTATGCTAATTCCTAAAAGGGTTTATGATAGGGTCTCAGATATGTTTGATAGGGAAAAAAGAATGATAGAATTACAAAAGTCTTATATAGAAAGGATAAAGGATGTTACAGGATTAAAACTTAAGGATATATTTAATACTGTATCAGCACTTTCTAAGATACTTGAAGAAAATGTAAATAATGAGCTTTCAAAGAAATCAGAGATAAATGAATTAGTTGAAAAGCTTGCCTATAAGGTTTGTACAAATTGTGTTAGAAAAAACCTATGCTGGGATAAAGAACTTTATTATACATATAATTCTTATAATGAATTGCTGAGATATATTGAGAAAAAAGGCACAGTGGGGCCTGATGATTTACCCGTTGAGCTTAAGAAAAAATGCCAAAAACCTACTGAACTTTCAAGAGAAGCAAATCATTTACTTGAGATATTAAGAATAAATAATAGATGGAGAAATAAAATTATAAATTCAAGGAAAATTGTTGCAGAACAAACAAAGGGTGTTTCTGAGCTTGTAAGGACGATGATGGAAGAAGTAGCAACATCAGTAGAATTTAAGAATGATATAGAAGAGGAAATTGCAGTTGCACTTGACAGGAAAGGGCTGGAATTTGATGATGTGCTTGCAATAAAAAATAGTAGGGGAAAGTTTGAAGTTACAATCTATAGGAAACCCTGTTCAGGCAAACAACTATGCAGTAAGGAGTATGGGAAAATAATATCTAAAACCCTTGGAGTTAACATGGAAAAAGAATCAACTAATTGTTCTATAAATAAAAAAGGCTCAATGTGTCAGTTTAGGTTTGTAGAAGCTGTAAACTACAGTGTTGTAACAGCAGTATCTAAACTTTCTAAGGAAAAAATATCAGGGGATAGCTATACCTTTGGGAATATAGGCAAAGGTAGATATATGGTTGCATTAAGTGATGGTATGGGAAGTGGAGCTATTGCATCAAATGAGAGTAAAACTACAATTACACTACTGGAAGAATTTATAGAAGCAGGTTTTGAAAGAAATACAGCAATTAAAGCAATAAATTCGGTACTTGTTTTAAGATCTTGTGATGAATGCTTTGCTACCATTGATATGAGTTTAATAGATCTTTATAGTGGAATTGGAGAATTTATAAAAATAGGTTCTGCACCAACATTTATAAAATCTGGATTGAATATTGATATAGTAAAAAGCATGAGTATTCCAATAGGTATACTTGATGATATAGATATTGAAAGTCAAATTATCCAGCTAAAAAATGGAGATATGATTATAACAGTTTCAGACGGGGTTATTGACAGCAGCTCCAAAAAAGAAAAATGGCTAATGGATATTATTATAAAATGCGATAGTGGCAATCCAAAGGATGTTGCAGATTACATATTACATAAGGCAAAGGAAAACTATGGAAATGAAATAGGTGATGATATGACAGTTATAGTAACAAAGATATGGAAAAATATTTAA